In Pseudomonas nunensis, a single window of DNA contains:
- a CDS encoding MFS transporter, which yields MTSLTAPAPLAATSPAAAAPPVFGLRIIIGLVGVLLAVLVSGLNEMVTKVALADIRGALAIGYDEGTWLVASYTATSVAAMAFAPWCSVTFSLRRFTLYAIGVFTFLGVLCPFAPNYESLLLMRIVQGLAGGALPPMLMTVALRFLPANVKLYGLAGYALTATFGPGLGTPLAGLWTEYVGWQWTFWQIIVPCLIAMAAVAYGLPQDPLRLERLKQFNWRGLLLGFPAICMLVIGILQGNRLDWFESSLICFLLGVGLLLLVLFLINEWSQPIPFFKLQMLGIRNLSFALLTLAGVLVVLLAVVVIPSSYLAQVQGYRPIQTAPIMLLAALPQLIALPLVAALCNFRRVDCRWVLGIGLGMLALSCLGGSQLTSVWIRDDFYVLQLLQIFGQPMAVLPLLMLATGSISPMEGPFASAWFNTVKGLSAVIATGIIEALTTARLHFHSTMLVDNLGNSPLADSDSAGLAHRLHEQAVVLTASDLYLCMAGVAAALILLIFWLPTRMYPPRAPT from the coding sequence ATGACTTCCCTCACGGCCCCGGCCCCTCTCGCCGCGACCAGCCCTGCCGCCGCTGCGCCACCGGTCTTCGGTCTGCGGATTATCATCGGTCTGGTGGGCGTGTTGCTGGCGGTGCTGGTCTCGGGCCTCAACGAGATGGTGACCAAGGTTGCCCTCGCCGATATTCGCGGCGCGTTGGCCATTGGTTACGACGAAGGCACCTGGCTGGTCGCCAGTTACACCGCGACCTCGGTGGCGGCCATGGCGTTCGCGCCGTGGTGCTCGGTGACGTTCTCGCTGCGGCGCTTCACGCTTTACGCCATCGGTGTCTTCACCTTCCTCGGCGTGCTGTGCCCGTTCGCGCCGAACTACGAAAGCCTGTTGCTGATGCGCATCGTGCAAGGCCTGGCGGGCGGGGCGTTGCCGCCGATGTTGATGACCGTCGCCCTGCGCTTTCTGCCGGCCAACGTCAAACTTTATGGTCTCGCCGGATACGCCCTGACCGCAACATTCGGACCGGGCCTCGGCACGCCGCTGGCCGGGTTGTGGACCGAGTACGTCGGCTGGCAATGGACCTTCTGGCAAATCATCGTGCCGTGCCTGATTGCCATGGCCGCTGTGGCTTATGGTTTGCCTCAGGATCCGCTGCGACTGGAGCGCCTCAAGCAGTTCAACTGGCGCGGGTTGCTGCTGGGTTTTCCGGCGATTTGCATGCTGGTGATCGGCATCCTGCAGGGCAATCGGCTGGACTGGTTCGAGTCGAGCCTGATCTGCTTTTTGCTCGGCGTCGGGTTGCTGTTGCTGGTGCTGTTCCTGATCAACGAATGGTCGCAGCCGATTCCATTCTTCAAGTTGCAGATGCTCGGTATTCGCAACCTGTCGTTCGCCCTGCTGACCCTCGCCGGGGTGTTGGTGGTGCTGTTGGCGGTGGTGGTCATTCCGTCCAGTTACCTGGCGCAAGTCCAGGGTTATCGGCCGATCCAGACCGCGCCGATCATGCTGCTGGCAGCGTTGCCGCAATTGATCGCGCTGCCGTTGGTGGCGGCGTTGTGCAACTTTCGCAGGGTCGATTGTCGCTGGGTGCTGGGGATTGGCCTGGGCATGCTGGCGCTGTCCTGCCTCGGCGGTTCGCAGCTGACGTCGGTGTGGATTCGCGATGATTTCTACGTGCTGCAACTGCTGCAAATCTTCGGTCAGCCCATGGCGGTGTTGCCGCTGCTGATGTTGGCCACCGGCAGCATTTCGCCGATGGAAGGACCGTTCGCCTCGGCCTGGTTCAACACCGTCAAAGGTCTGTCCGCGGTGATCGCCACCGGCATCATCGAGGCACTGACCACTGCCCGTCTGCATTTCCACTCGACCATGTTGGTGGACAACCTCGGCAACTCGCCCCTGGCCGATAGCGACAGCGCCGGCCTTGCCCATCGACTGCATGAGCAGGCCGTGGTGCTGACCGCTTCGGATCTTTATCTGTGCATGGCGGGCGTCGCTGCGGCGCTGATCCTGCTGATTTTCTGGCTGCCGACGCGGATGTATCCACCGCGCGCGCCGACTTGA
- a CDS encoding LysR family transcriptional regulator → MQLPDMNLLVALDALLDEGSVVGAARRMNLSPAAMSRTLTRIREAIGDPILVRAGRGLVPTPKALALREQVRDVVEQAALLFRSADAVELGTLRRRFSIRANDFFVGVYGGKLFSTMERQAPHCELRFVPEGDGDDEALREGRIDLNISNNRPLMPEVKIQNLFSTHFVGLAREDHPLFDEEITAERYAGFAHISMSRRGIARGPIDTALNALGLERRVAVIAPSFHAAMFALPESDLLLPVPKEALLSVRRLGLKLRSFTLPIPLPTLMLTQAWHPRYDKDPAHRWMREMLKACCDETWLAAQPV, encoded by the coding sequence ATGCAACTCCCGGACATGAACTTGCTGGTCGCCCTCGACGCCTTGCTCGACGAGGGCAGTGTGGTGGGCGCCGCGCGGCGGATGAACCTCAGCCCGGCGGCCATGAGCCGCACCCTGACCCGCATTCGCGAGGCGATCGGCGACCCGATCCTGGTGCGCGCCGGTCGCGGCCTGGTGCCAACCCCCAAGGCATTGGCGCTGCGCGAACAGGTGCGCGACGTGGTGGAGCAAGCAGCGCTGCTGTTTCGCTCCGCCGATGCGGTGGAACTGGGCACCTTGCGCCGTCGCTTCAGCATTCGTGCCAATGACTTTTTCGTCGGCGTTTATGGCGGCAAGCTGTTCTCCACCATGGAGCGTCAGGCGCCGCATTGTGAGCTGCGTTTCGTCCCGGAAGGCGATGGCGACGATGAGGCGCTGCGCGAAGGGCGGATCGACCTGAACATCAGCAACAACCGTCCGTTGATGCCGGAAGTGAAGATTCAGAACCTGTTTTCCACGCACTTCGTCGGCCTGGCGCGAGAAGATCATCCGCTGTTCGATGAGGAAATCACCGCCGAGCGCTATGCCGGGTTTGCGCATATCAGCATGTCCCGTCGCGGGATTGCCCGGGGACCGATCGACACGGCGCTCAATGCCCTGGGGCTGGAGCGGCGAGTGGCGGTGATTGCGCCCAGTTTTCATGCGGCGATGTTTGCGCTGCCCGAATCCGATTTGCTGCTGCCGGTGCCGAAAGAAGCGCTGCTGAGCGTGCGGCGTCTGGGCCTGAAACTGCGCTCGTTCACACTGCCGATTCCGCTGCCAACGCTGATGTTGACCCAGGCCTGGCACCCTCGCTACGACAAGGATCCGGCCCACCGCTGGATGCGCGAGATGCTCAAGGCGTGTTGCGACGAGACCTGGCTGGCCGCGCAACCCGTTTGA
- a CDS encoding ABC transporter permease, with translation MSQLSSARKEFETVLEPLTSVPLERELPLGQRVWQQGWVRKSLILILLAVLWEVVARIQNNDLLLPSFLQTSSALYDGLLSGELLGKVWISLVVLLKGYLIGIVLAFALTTLAVSTQFGRDLLSTLTSMFNPLPAIALLPLALLWFGLGQNSLIFVLVHSVLWALALNTYAGFLGVSETLRMAGRNYGLKGMRFVLFILIPAALPSILAGLKIGWAFAWRTLIAAELVFGATSGKGGLGWYIFQNRNELYTDKVFAGLAVVILIGLLVENLVFDTLERVTVKRWGMQR, from the coding sequence ATGAGCCAGTTGTCATCTGCACGTAAAGAATTCGAAACCGTCCTGGAGCCACTGACCAGCGTACCGCTGGAGCGAGAGTTACCCCTCGGCCAGCGTGTCTGGCAACAGGGCTGGGTTCGTAAAAGCCTGATCCTGATTTTGCTCGCGGTGCTGTGGGAAGTGGTTGCCCGCATCCAGAACAACGACCTGCTGCTGCCGAGTTTTCTGCAAACCAGCAGCGCGCTGTACGACGGCCTGCTCAGTGGTGAATTGCTGGGCAAGGTATGGATTTCCCTGGTGGTGTTGCTCAAGGGTTACCTGATCGGCATCGTCCTGGCTTTTGCCCTGACCACGCTGGCGGTCTCGACGCAGTTCGGTCGTGATCTGCTGAGCACGCTGACCTCGATGTTCAACCCACTGCCGGCAATCGCGCTGCTGCCGCTGGCGCTGCTGTGGTTTGGCCTGGGACAGAACAGCCTGATTTTCGTGCTGGTGCATTCGGTGCTCTGGGCCTTGGCCTTGAACACCTATGCCGGGTTTCTCGGCGTCTCGGAAACCCTGCGCATGGCAGGTCGCAACTATGGCCTCAAGGGCATGCGCTTCGTGTTGTTCATCCTGATCCCGGCGGCGCTACCGTCGATCCTGGCCGGGCTGAAAATCGGCTGGGCGTTTGCCTGGCGCACATTGATCGCGGCTGAGTTGGTGTTCGGTGCGACCAGCGGCAAGGGTGGTTTGGGTTGGTATATTTTTCAGAATCGCAATGAGCTGTACACCGACAAAGTGTTTGCCGGGTTGGCGGTGGTGATTTTGATTGGGTTGCTGGTGGAGAACCTGGTGTTCGACACCCTGGAGCGCGTGACCGTTAAGCGCTGGGGGATGCAGCGTTAA
- a CDS encoding ABC transporter ATP-binding protein, translating into MNAPLQGHTASNPIAPAAEALLSVDHVSLEYRTPQRVVRATHQVSFEIDPADRFVLLGPSGCGKSTLLKAVAGFIQPCEGEIRLQGQTVNAPGPDRIVVFQEFDQLPPWKTVKQNVMFPLLASKTLKRKEAEERALHYLDKVGLAAFADAYPHTLSGGMKARVAIARALAMQPKILLMDEPFAALDALTRRKMQEELLLLWEEVRFTLLFVTHSIEEALVVGNRILLLSPHPGRVRAEVHSHQYDLHSLGGVAFQESARRIHRLLFDEGQSPETERELDFSDIRIAY; encoded by the coding sequence ATGAATGCCCCCTTGCAAGGCCACACGGCCAGCAACCCGATCGCACCGGCAGCCGAAGCGCTGCTGTCGGTCGATCACGTCAGCCTCGAATACCGCACGCCGCAGCGTGTGGTCCGAGCCACCCACCAAGTCAGTTTCGAGATCGATCCGGCGGACCGCTTTGTGCTGCTCGGCCCGTCCGGTTGCGGTAAATCGACGCTGCTCAAAGCGGTCGCCGGGTTTATCCAGCCGTGCGAGGGCGAGATTCGCCTTCAAGGCCAAACCGTCAACGCGCCGGGCCCGGACCGGATCGTGGTGTTCCAGGAATTCGATCAACTGCCACCATGGAAAACCGTCAAACAGAACGTGATGTTTCCGCTGCTGGCGTCGAAAACCCTCAAGCGCAAAGAGGCCGAAGAGCGGGCGTTGCACTATCTGGATAAGGTCGGGTTGGCGGCGTTTGCCGATGCCTATCCGCACACCTTGTCCGGCGGTATGAAGGCGCGGGTGGCGATTGCTCGCGCGTTGGCCATGCAACCGAAAATCCTCTTGATGGACGAACCCTTCGCCGCCCTCGATGCGTTGACCCGACGCAAGATGCAGGAAGAGTTGCTGCTGCTCTGGGAAGAGGTGCGCTTCACCCTGCTGTTCGTCACGCATTCCATCGAAGAAGCGCTGGTGGTGGGCAATCGCATCCTGCTGCTGTCGCCGCATCCGGGTCGGGTGCGGGCGGAAGTCCACAGCCATCAGTACGATTTGCACAGCCTCGGAGGCGTGGCGTTCCAGGAATCGGCGCGGCGTATTCATCGGTTGTTGTTTGATGAAGGCCAGTCCCCGGAAACCGAGCGTGAGCTGGATTTCTCCGACATTCGCATCGCTTATTGA
- a CDS encoding ABC transporter substrate-binding protein, protein MSKRLPFAPLAAAIGLGFSLIAGSLVAPTVAHAEGEIRIAEQFGIVYLLLNVVRDQNLIEKYGKQEGIDIKVDWTQLSGGAAVNDALLSGSIDIAGAGVGPLLTIWDRTHGKQNVKAVASLGNFPYYLLSNNPNVKTIADFTEKDRIAVPAVGVSVQSRFLQYAAAKQWGDKEFNRLDKYTIAVPHPDATAALIAGGTELSGHFSNPPFQDQALANPNVHVVLNTYDLLGPNSPTVLFATEKFRDENPKTYKAFVEALTEAAEFAQNDKGAAADTYIRVTKAKIDRAVLLKIIDNPQFEFSVTPKNTYPLAEFLYRVGAIKNKPDSWKDYFFQDAKPLQGS, encoded by the coding sequence ATGTCCAAACGTCTTCCATTTGCGCCGTTGGCGGCTGCCATTGGCCTGGGTTTCAGCCTGATCGCCGGCAGCCTGGTGGCGCCGACCGTGGCCCACGCCGAAGGTGAAATCCGTATCGCCGAGCAGTTCGGCATTGTTTATCTGTTGCTCAACGTAGTGCGCGATCAAAATCTGATCGAGAAGTACGGCAAGCAGGAAGGCATCGACATCAAGGTCGATTGGACCCAGCTCTCGGGCGGTGCGGCGGTCAACGATGCGTTGCTTTCCGGTTCCATCGACATCGCCGGGGCCGGCGTCGGTCCGCTGCTGACCATCTGGGACCGCACCCATGGCAAGCAGAACGTCAAAGCCGTCGCTTCGCTCGGCAACTTCCCTTACTACTTGTTGAGCAACAATCCGAACGTCAAAACCATCGCCGACTTCACCGAAAAGGACCGCATCGCGGTGCCGGCGGTAGGTGTGTCGGTGCAGTCGCGCTTCCTGCAATACGCGGCGGCCAAGCAGTGGGGCGACAAGGAATTCAATCGCCTCGACAAGTACACCATCGCGGTTCCGCACCCTGACGCGACGGCTGCTTTGATTGCTGGCGGCACTGAGTTGAGCGGGCACTTTTCCAACCCGCCATTCCAGGATCAGGCGTTGGCCAATCCCAACGTCCATGTGGTGCTGAACACCTACGACCTGCTTGGCCCGAACTCGCCAACAGTGCTGTTTGCCACCGAAAAATTCCGCGACGAGAACCCGAAAACCTACAAGGCCTTCGTCGAAGCGTTGACCGAAGCCGCCGAGTTCGCCCAGAACGATAAAGGCGCGGCAGCCGACACCTACATCCGTGTGACCAAGGCGAAAATCGACCGCGCGGTGCTGCTGAAAATCATCGATAACCCGCAGTTCGAATTCAGTGTCACGCCGAAAAATACCTACCCACTGGCGGAATTCCTCTACCGCGTCGGCGCGATCAAAAACAAACCGGATTCGTGGAAGGATTACTTCTTCCAGGACGCCAAACCGCTGCAAGGGAGCTGA
- a CDS encoding TauD/TfdA dioxygenase family protein, whose translation MSAVSASQSIAPQTFDIRPFSGAVGAEIIGLDLSRPINDQDFARIHHAHLDHHVVVFRDQRITPEQQIAFSRRFGVLQIHVLKQFLLAGHPEILIVSNIVENGVSVGLGDAGKFWHSDLSYKELPSLGSMLHAQELPSEGGDTLFADMHKAWDGLPDALRKAVEGRSAAHSYTARYSETKFEGNWRPTLTPEQLAQVAEVVHPIVRTHPENGRKALFVSEGFTTRIVGLPEDESKQLLDELYAHSVLPQNIYRHQWQPHDLVFWDNRSLIHLAAGCPSYLRRKLYRTTIQGDAPF comes from the coding sequence ATGTCAGCCGTCTCTGCATCTCAAAGCATCGCGCCGCAAACCTTCGACATCCGCCCATTCAGCGGCGCCGTCGGTGCCGAAATCATCGGCCTGGACCTGTCCCGCCCGATCAATGACCAGGATTTCGCGCGCATCCACCACGCACACCTGGATCATCACGTGGTGGTGTTCCGTGACCAACGCATAACCCCCGAACAGCAAATCGCCTTCAGCCGCCGCTTCGGCGTGTTGCAGATCCATGTGCTCAAGCAGTTCCTGCTGGCCGGGCACCCGGAAATCCTCATCGTTTCCAACATCGTCGAAAACGGCGTGTCCGTCGGCCTCGGTGATGCCGGCAAGTTCTGGCACTCCGACCTCTCTTATAAAGAGCTGCCGAGCCTCGGCTCGATGTTGCACGCCCAGGAACTGCCGTCCGAGGGCGGCGACACCCTGTTCGCCGACATGCACAAAGCCTGGGACGGCCTGCCTGACGCGCTACGTAAAGCCGTTGAAGGTCGATCCGCCGCGCATTCCTACACGGCGCGCTACAGCGAAACCAAATTCGAAGGTAACTGGCGCCCGACCCTGACCCCGGAGCAACTCGCCCAGGTGGCCGAAGTTGTGCACCCGATCGTCCGTACTCACCCGGAAAACGGGCGCAAGGCGTTGTTCGTCAGCGAAGGCTTCACCACGCGCATCGTTGGTTTGCCAGAGGACGAGAGCAAACAGCTGCTCGACGAGCTCTACGCCCACAGCGTGTTGCCGCAAAACATCTACCGCCATCAGTGGCAGCCCCACGACCTGGTGTTCTGGGACAACCGTTCGCTGATCCACCTTGCCGCCGGTTGCCCAAGCTACCTGCGACGCAAGTTGTATCGCACCACCATCCAGGGCGACGCGCCTTTCTGA
- a CDS encoding HlyD family type I secretion periplasmic adaptor subunit gives MLLKSGFKDSVRRYFKGSASLQGQPLPEVNKALIEDAPRVVRLTIWAIIGFFVFLMLWANFAVIDEVTKGDGKAIPSSKIQKIQNLEGGIVSELFVKEGQIVEAGAPLIRLDDTRFASNVGETEADRLSMLLRVERLSAEVDDRPLNFPADVLKAVPGQAASEESLYTSRRQQLHDEIGGLQEQLIQRQQELREFTSKQSQYRNGLALQRQEINMSEPLVAQGAVSPVEVLRLKRAEVETRGQLDATTLAIPRAESAIKEVQRKIDETRGKFRSEALTQLNEARTDLNKAQATGKALEDRVSRTLVTSPVRGIVNKLLVNTIGGVIQPGSDLVEIVPLDDTLLVEAKVRPQDIAFLHPGQEATVKFTAYDYTIYGGLKAKLEQIGADTITDEDKKTTYYIIKLRTDRSHLGTDEKPLLIIPGMVASVDIITGKKTVLSYLLKPIIRARAEALHER, from the coding sequence GTGTTGCTTAAGTCGGGTTTCAAGGACTCCGTCCGCCGTTACTTCAAAGGCTCCGCCTCGCTGCAAGGCCAGCCGTTGCCGGAAGTGAACAAGGCGCTGATCGAAGATGCGCCGCGTGTGGTGCGCCTGACCATTTGGGCGATCATCGGCTTCTTCGTGTTCCTGATGTTGTGGGCCAACTTCGCCGTCATCGACGAAGTGACCAAGGGCGACGGCAAGGCGATTCCGTCGTCGAAGATCCAGAAAATCCAGAACCTTGAGGGCGGTATCGTCTCCGAGCTGTTCGTCAAGGAAGGTCAGATCGTCGAGGCTGGCGCGCCGCTGATTCGTCTGGACGACACGCGGTTCGCCTCCAACGTTGGCGAAACCGAGGCTGATCGCCTGTCGATGCTGCTGCGGGTCGAGCGCTTGAGCGCCGAGGTGGATGACCGTCCGCTGAATTTCCCGGCGGACGTGCTCAAAGCCGTTCCTGGCCAGGCTGCCAGCGAAGAGTCGCTGTACACCAGCCGTCGCCAGCAATTGCACGATGAAATCGGTGGTTTGCAGGAGCAGTTGATCCAGCGTCAGCAAGAGTTGCGCGAATTCACCTCCAAACAGTCCCAGTACCGCAACGGGCTGGCGCTGCAACGCCAGGAAATCAACATGTCCGAGCCGTTGGTGGCCCAGGGCGCGGTGTCGCCGGTGGAAGTGCTGCGACTCAAACGCGCCGAAGTGGAAACCCGTGGGCAACTGGACGCGACCACCCTGGCGATTCCCCGCGCCGAATCGGCGATCAAGGAAGTGCAGCGCAAGATCGATGAGACTCGCGGCAAATTCCGCAGTGAAGCGCTGACTCAGCTCAACGAGGCGCGCACTGACCTGAACAAGGCCCAGGCCACCGGCAAGGCGCTGGAAGACCGGGTCAGCCGCACGCTGGTGACATCGCCGGTGCGCGGCATCGTCAATAAATTGCTGGTGAACACCATCGGCGGCGTGATCCAGCCGGGCAGCGACCTGGTAGAAATCGTGCCGCTGGACGACACCTTGCTGGTGGAAGCCAAAGTCCGCCCGCAAGACATCGCGTTCCTGCACCCGGGGCAGGAAGCGACGGTGAAATTCACCGCGTATGACTACACCATTTACGGTGGGCTCAAAGCCAAGCTTGAGCAGATCGGCGCCGACACCATTACCGATGAAGACAAGAAGACTACTTACTACATCATCAAGCTGCGCACGGATCGCAGTCACCTGGGGACAGATGAGAAGCCGTTGCTGATCATTCCGGGGATGGTGGCTTCGGTGGATATCATCACCGGCAAGAAGACCGTGCTCAGCTATCTGCTGAAGCCAATTATTCGGGCGCGGGCTGAGGCTTTGCACGAGCGGTAG
- a CDS encoding type I secretion system permease/ATPase, whose protein sequence is MESEVSRVQLINDPRALHDDPLLDGLLALCTLHQKPASAAMLTTGLPLPKQRLSVELLPRAAARAGLQGRVLQRKLEDIPAIAMPALLLLRDGRSAVLLGWQGEDQARVLLSETDGGESVVSRELLADDYIGKVFFAQPQHKFDVNHGTLIPRARSWFRDTLKRSRWLYADAIAASFLINIIAMAAPLFVMNVYDRVVPNQAESTLWVLAIGITGAYLFDLILKSLRSLCLDLAGKKTDLIISATLFERIVGMAMKYRPARVGSFAQNIHEFQSLRDFLASLTLTSLIDLPFTLLIFMVIAILGGHLVWIPVLAFPIALLIGYALQKPLVATMERTMALAAERQSSLIETLAGLDAVKVNNAESERQYQWEQTIGTLSRLELRVKMLSGLAMNITLLIQQLAGVIMIVFGVYQIIDGHLSMGGLIACYMLSGRALSPLASLSGLLTRYQQARVTMVSVDQMMELPQERNFEERPLSRKVLQGAIECRQLNFTYPNQQNPALKNINLIIKPGEKIGIIGRSGSGKSSLAKLLVGLYQPDDGALLVDGVDIRQIDVSELRHNIGYVPQDIQLLAGTLRDNLVSGARYVEDELVLQAAELAGVHEFARLHPQGYELQVGERGQNLSGGQRQNVALARALLLNPPILLLDEPTSAMDNTGEERLKQRLAAVIENKTVVLVTHRASLLSLVDRLLVIDRGQILADGPKAAVMEALKKGQISVA, encoded by the coding sequence GTGGAATCAGAAGTCAGTCGAGTTCAACTCATTAATGATCCGCGCGCGCTGCATGACGATCCGTTACTGGATGGCCTGCTCGCCCTGTGCACGCTGCACCAGAAACCGGCCAGCGCCGCGATGCTGACCACCGGCCTGCCGCTGCCCAAGCAGCGCCTGAGCGTCGAGTTGCTGCCCCGCGCCGCTGCTCGCGCCGGTCTGCAAGGCCGGGTGCTGCAACGCAAGCTGGAAGATATTCCGGCAATTGCGATGCCGGCGCTGTTGCTGCTCAGGGACGGCCGCAGCGCGGTGCTGCTCGGCTGGCAAGGTGAAGACCAGGCTCGCGTGCTGCTCAGCGAAACCGATGGCGGCGAAAGTGTCGTCAGCCGCGAACTGCTGGCCGACGACTACATTGGCAAAGTCTTCTTCGCTCAACCGCAGCATAAATTTGACGTGAACCACGGCACGCTGATTCCGCGTGCGCGTTCGTGGTTCCGCGACACCCTCAAGCGTTCGCGCTGGCTTTATGCCGACGCCATCGCCGCCAGTTTCCTGATCAACATCATCGCCATGGCCGCGCCGTTGTTCGTGATGAACGTCTACGACCGCGTGGTGCCGAACCAGGCTGAATCGACCTTGTGGGTGCTGGCGATCGGCATCACCGGTGCCTACCTGTTCGACCTGATCCTTAAAAGCCTGCGCAGCCTCTGCCTGGATCTGGCTGGCAAGAAAACCGACCTGATCATCTCGGCCACGCTGTTCGAGCGCATCGTCGGCATGGCCATGAAATACCGCCCGGCGCGGGTCGGCAGCTTCGCCCAGAACATCCACGAGTTTCAGAGCCTGCGCGACTTCCTCGCCTCGCTAACCCTGACCAGCCTGATCGACCTGCCGTTTACGCTGCTGATCTTCATGGTCATCGCGATTCTTGGCGGGCATCTGGTGTGGATTCCGGTGCTGGCGTTCCCGATTGCCCTGTTGATTGGTTACGCGTTGCAGAAGCCGTTGGTGGCGACCATGGAACGAACCATGGCCCTCGCCGCCGAGCGTCAGTCGAGCCTGATCGAAACCCTCGCCGGCCTCGATGCGGTGAAGGTCAACAACGCCGAAAGCGAACGCCAATACCAGTGGGAACAGACCATCGGCACCCTCAGCCGCCTCGAGCTGCGGGTGAAAATGCTCTCCGGCCTGGCGATGAACATCACCTTGCTGATCCAGCAACTGGCCGGGGTGATCATGATCGTCTTCGGCGTGTACCAAATTATTGACGGTCACCTGAGCATGGGCGGTTTGATTGCCTGCTACATGCTCAGTGGTCGCGCGCTTAGTCCGCTGGCTTCGCTGTCCGGCCTGCTGACCCGTTATCAGCAAGCGCGGGTGACCATGGTCTCGGTGGACCAGATGATGGAGCTGCCGCAAGAGCGCAATTTCGAAGAGCGTCCGCTGAGCCGCAAAGTGCTGCAAGGCGCCATCGAATGCCGTCAGCTGAACTTCACCTACCCGAATCAGCAAAATCCGGCGCTGAAGAACATCAACCTGATCATCAAGCCCGGCGAGAAAATCGGCATCATCGGTCGTAGCGGCTCGGGCAAAAGCTCCCTGGCCAAACTGCTGGTGGGCCTCTATCAGCCGGACGACGGCGCCTTGCTGGTGGACGGTGTTGATATCCGCCAGATCGACGTCAGCGAACTGCGCCACAACATCGGCTACGTGCCCCAGGACATTCAATTGCTTGCCGGCACCCTGCGCGACAATTTGGTGTCCGGTGCGCGTTATGTAGAAGACGAACTGGTGCTGCAAGCCGCCGAACTGGCAGGCGTGCACGAATTCGCCCGTCTGCACCCGCAAGGCTATGAACTGCAAGTCGGCGAGCGTGGGCAGAACCTGTCCGGCGGCCAGCGCCAGAACGTGGCCCTGGCCCGTGCGTTGCTGCTCAACCCGCCGATCCTGCTGCTCGACGAACCGACCAGCGCGATGGACAACACTGGCGAAGAACGCCTCAAGCAGCGTCTGGCTGCAGTGATCGAAAACAAAACCGTGGTGCTGGTGACGCACCGGGCATCGCTGCTGTCCCTGGTGGATCGCCTGTTGGTGATCGACCGTGGACAGATTCTCGCCGATGGCCCGAAAGCCGCCGTGATGGAAGCGTTGAAGAAGGGGCAGATCAGTGTTGCTTAA